A portion of the Mus pahari chromosome 17, PAHARI_EIJ_v1.1, whole genome shotgun sequence genome contains these proteins:
- the LOC110335271 gene encoding olfactory receptor 8S1-like, with amino-acid sequence MAWSNHSVITEFVLTGLSDDPLIQALLFALFLGIYILTMTGNLTMLLVIMADSHLHTPMYFFLSNLSFVDLCFSTVTVPKLLKDLLSAKKTISIEGCLAQVFFVFFSSGTEACLLSVMAYDRYAAICHPLLYGQVMRNELCVRLVVISWGVASLNATIIVLLAVNLDFCGAQTIHHYTCELPALFPLSCSDISITVVVLLCASLLHGLGTFIPIFFSYARIVSAILSISSTTGRSKAFSTCSSHLAAVTLFFGSGFLCYLMPPSGSSLDLLLSLQYSAVTPMLNPLIYSLKNKEVKAAVQRTLRKYLL; translated from the coding sequence ATGGCCTGGAGCAACCACAGCGTCATCACGGAGTTCGTTCTCACCGGGCTCTCTGACGACCCCCTGATCCAGGCTCTACTTTTTGCGCTGTTCCTGGGGATTTACATCCTCACCATGACAGGGAACCTGACGATGCTGCTGGTGATCATGGCTGACTCCCACCTCCACACGCCCATGTACTTCTTCTTAAGCAACCTGTCGTTCGTAGATCTCTGCTTCTCAACTGTCACGGTACCAAAGCTGCTGAAGGACCTCCTGTCAGCGAAGAAAACCATCTCAATAGAGGGCTGCCTGGCTCAggtcttctttgtgtttttttcttctggtaCTGAAGCCTGCCTACTCTCCGTCATGGCTTATGACCGCTATGCTGCCATCTGCCATCCCCTGCTCTACGGCCAGGTGATGAGAAATGAGTTGTGTGTAAGGCTTGTGGTCATCTCATGGGGCGTGGCCTCTCTCAACGCAACCATCATCGTGCTCTTGGCTGTCAACCTGGACTTCTGTGGGGCTCAAACCATTCACCACTACACCTGTGAGCTGCCTGCCCTTTTCCCCCTGTCCTGTTCCGATATCTCCATCACTGTCGTTGTCCTGCTTTGCGCCAGCTTACTGCACGGGCTGGGAACCTTTATCCCCATCTTCTTCTCCTATGCCCGTATTGTCTCCGCCATCTTGAGCATCAGTTCCACCACGGGGAGGAGCAAGGCCTTCTCCACCTGCTCCTCCCACCTCGCCGCGGTGACCTTGTTCTTTGGGTCTGGCTTTCTTTGCTATCTCATGCCGCCTTCTGGATCTTCTCTGGACTTGCTCTTATCTTTGCAATACAGCGCAGTCACGCCCATGCTGAATCCCCTCATCTACAGCCTGAAGAACAAGGAGGTGAAGGCAGCTGTGCAGAGGACCCTGAGAAAGTATTTGCTTTAG